The stretch of DNA actcaaaaaATGACATTAGATTTAAGAATGATGCCCGTTTTAAAAATGAGTCGGGCTTCGAACAAGGATTTTTCAACCCAGGCCCAACCCGATTTTATTAACCTAAAAGTTTTACCCTTGTTCCCACTTCCCAGCAGATCCAGTCTCGATATTCCCCTTaccctttccctttccctttccctttccaATCCTTATTTTCCCTTCTTTAATCCCTAATCCTTAAATTTTTCCCTGTTTATTGCTTCTTTGTTGTTGCCACCATTGTTGCTTCTCTGCCTTTTGCTGCTTTTCGTTTGTTTCGTTGTCACTGCCACCATTGTTGCTTTTTTACCTTCTACTAGTTTTCGCTTCTTCGCCAGTCGTCAGTTGCCGCTGCTACTTTTCGCTTCTCTACCTTCTGCAAATTCTGCAACCTCAGTTCCCCCACTCACCCAGTCACTCATTCACAAAGACAGCATTCCCACCATGCTCAGAGACCTCCAGCGTCGCTGCTTATTTGTCTCCAACATTCAGCCTTCAATCTCATCGCACATTGTAATAACAACTAGTTAGTAGTTACTAAAAATAACTATTATGATAATGCATACAATAATTTTATCACCTGACACACTTTCACTGCCCATAATCTTTACCGTGGAATATAAAATGGTCTCATTTTTCTtggttttatagaatttttttcatagagaattatttatatattgcacCACCAACAATTATTCTTTACTGTAAGAGCAAGAATATTGTACATAATGCAAGACATAATagagatttttttttgtctttattcaaaattttatgagGCTATCAAAAGGGATGAAATATGTGTTTATCTAAATCAAGTTATCTAATTCTATTGCTTGAATCTAAATCGAGTTATCTAACTCATtgacatctttttatttttatttacttaaaaagtaTAAACAAATAGAGATAAATTGAGTTGATGCTTTATTAATGGTCATTTCTTGCAGATCGATGAGTTATTATTTTGTTGGTGCCGTGATggtgtttatattattttgtatttaaatttgggATGTTAAATATGTATGGTTACGAAAATGAATGATAAAAATCTACTATCAGTACTTGTACTTTAGTAAACTTCTAAATCATGCTGTCATAGCCAAccatatatgtatttaaaaattgATTCTACTTGTTTTATATTAATTGAGTTTTTACGATTTCAGGACATCAATTTTTATGACAATGGTTAGTTCGAACATTCCAATACATATGGAAGATGTATttaatgaatatgaaagtgtTTTCAAATGTCAAAAGTCTACTACTTCAAAAGTGTGGGATGAAATGACAAAGCTTGAATGTAAGAACAAAGGCAAGTTGAAGGCACAATGTAATCATTGTAAGAGTATCTTTTGTTGGACAAAACACATTAgcgaacaaaataaataaatatttatatataaaataaaataaaataaaatataaatagaataatttatatttaatttatcaaatacaaaaatcaatcaaaactctaacaaaaattaaaataaaaaggaagaatAGAGATATTACTAAACATTGAGGCCTATGAAACAcaatttccttaagacagattcggccgctcctacagtacttggagaaacgttggtcgaaTGTCTCTCAGGATACAACAACACAATGATCAAAGCAGCAGCACCTTTGCAGCGATCAACGAACAAACGATGCATTTTTCTATCACCGGAACGCTTGAAAAATACGAAGAAGAAAAGAACTGTTAAGTTCTTTTTCTCCAGTTCGTTTTTTTCAGGTCACCAAGTGCTCGACAATATTACTCAACGAACAAAACTAGAAGCTGATCATTTTACTCTCTTGATCGGATCACCAACTTTCTTCGATAAGAGCCTGCTTAATTggatatgatttaatatattattaaaccaGTAAAAATCTTGAACGAATTAAAATGTGTACTTAAAGATAAATTGCATGATTTAGCTTTTATATGACTGTTTAATTCGAGTTGATTCTATTAACTCGATTCAAATAATtcgaaattcgattttttttttcgaatttttcaGAGTGGAACCGAATtcaatattaaattgaaatatgcaGGCAGGGCCGAAGGgtttaatttgttctttttgacTCTGTCTTTAGTTAATTTGTTCTTTCTAACTTGTAGATATTtccatgaattaaaaaaattattaattttatgagCAAAAAGGCTAATAATACCAAGGCATACATCTTTGCATGGTACATTATCTTAGTTTCTGAAACTTAGATTTTGTCAATAGAAACTCAGTAAACTGGTTTTCCCTATACTCAGTTGGGATGCGAAAATgctaaaaatacaaaattaaaagcttgAATATTCAAGATTTTTCTCGAGATGGTTTAATCTGTCAATACCTTTGCAAATTTTGATATGTCTCTAAACAAGTAAACATCAAGAGTGAGTTCCTTTTTTATTCCGTTTTTATTTGCATGTGTGTGCTTGTGCTTGTGCTTGTGCTTGACCAAGTATCATTTGAAATAAAGATTGACCATTTATGCACTTTGATTTCAGTAATCTCAATAAACCATTGATTGttttattccttttttatttacATGCATGTGCTTGTGCATGATCAAGTATCATTAAAAGTCTCTATGCACGATAACTTTGATAAGTCAGATTGTTAATGAACCCGGATCTGCTGCTTTAGAATATTTCAATCTCCATAGATTATTGGGTTCTCATTGCCTAATTTGTAATTTCCTTGCTTGAtgttgaatatttaaaatatatggtCTGTACTATGTAGTTTGATAAAGCTTTCTTTAATCTAAGTAAGATCTATTGCTATAATGTAGTAATTATTAGACATGAAGAATTGTGTGCTgtgatgattattttattttgttacattcctttatatgtaattttttcatttatcAAATGGACTTgtatccttttctttttttctaggGGTCTGAATAATGGAGTTTTTaacaatgaattttttttatgcagactttgttttttttttctggtgTAAAATAAGGgtttaatttgttctttttgacTCTGTCTTTAGTTAATTTGTTCTTTTTAACTTGTAGATGAGTGATCCAATTCCAAGTCGTCATAtaatcatgtttaaaaattttaaataaaaatattttttttaaaattacataaaaataaataacactagtcatttttttaatttaactcaaacaattatattcgattcgatttgaattcCATCCCACTCGACACGATTcgtaaaaatttcaaatcgagttaggatgataaaataggatttgaaaactcgattaactcaaaaatttttcaTTCGGTtcaattcgatcgaatgctcacccctagtgaGAGTTTTCTTTTAGAGTTTCATATTTGACTAGTAATAgtggtttatttttaaaaaaaagtccaaTGTACTCATCTTTTGCTTTGATATTGTTAATTATGTAGCAAAAGAAGGTTTCTCTTTTGAGGATGTCAACAGTGTTTGAATGGGGGCTTCAATTGGTCCTTTAATTGACTTGGTCATTCATATCGACCCAAAGTATCTCTCTACAATCTCTTGATTTTGTTTGGAATAACATTGATGTGTGttgttttatttgattattgTTTCTTGTGTGCATGACTGTTGATGTTTATTTGGTCGTGTGTATTCCCCTCATTGAGTGTGTTAGTAATAAGTTGGGAAAGTCAAATCCATCAAGTGAAGGAAAAACTAGTTTGAAAGTAGTCGTTGAAGTCCCTTTTAGTTGAATGGGGTAaagataaagtaaataaaaaacaaggaaaaaataaaacataaaaagaagttttgaaagttttaacaaataaaagagataaggttatttttgtttattgttttttttcattaaaatgacTATAAATGAAACCTAACTGTACATTAATATAGCTCTCCAAATGACCAGTAGACAATAAATGAAaacccattttatttttattgtaatttaaaattcttaaactGTTCTTTGTGATTTTTGAAATCCCCTGCTTCATCGGAGACTGATTTCAGGTATGAATGAAGGAGACTGATTTCAGGTATGAATCTTTACTTCAATTTTGTCTTTTGCCTTTTCATCTCTGTTTTTAGTTTCAGATCTGTGCTTCCTTACTTGTATTTCAGTGGGTTTTAGTTTCAGGTCTCAGTCTGGttcttgtttttgtttgtttattgtctagtatatgttatttatttttggatttctTGTTTGCCTCTGTTTAAGATGGTTGTGTTATGGTCTATTTGTTTTGTAATTTCTGCTTAGCAGAATACTGTTGGGGGTTGGGGTTTTGTGTTTGGGTCTTGCGGCATGGTAGTTTTTGGGCTTTTCTGCCTGGGTATATGGGTTTGGAGACTGAATCGTGGGTGTGGGTTTTGTGGGCTTGAGGCGTGGGTTGGGGAGCTGGGGTTTGGGGTTTTTTagttaaacaaaaattaaaaatacctaaatgaaaagtaaaaataaaaataaaaaattactacgATACCTTCACACTGGATTTAGGTTTAAGCAGGCCTTTTCAAGTTGAGAATGCACAGATCGTTGGTTCGGCCATTCATGGGGGTGCGTGGGTTTTCCTCAACCTCCAAGAAAATTGTGGCGTCGGTATTGTTCGAGAGATTACCTGTCGTTATTCCCAAATTGGATCCTGTGGTTTATGCATTCAAGAGTTTTCGTAAGTTTTCATTCTCGTGAGAAAATCTGGGAATGTTCTATCTAGGATACCTTAGATGTCTATTGGTTAGCTCATTGatgcaaaaaggaagaaaaaaagctAAAATATTTTGCTGAAAACAACATGATTAGTGGTTTATGGCACAAAGTTATTAGCTTTTTTAGTTCAAATTTTCAGCTACTAATTGGGGTTTTATGGAAATAGATGAAACTCTTGCGATTTATTTATGTAATTGCTTTTGTTTTATGCAGCTTTCGATGGAGGCAGCAGTATTGACACAAATATCCTTATGAATTCTTGGACATGTCTAAATCTAGGCAAGTTATAAATTTGATTCAGTTATATTAGGGGCATTTATTTGTATGTTGGGTCTTTCTTTCCAGCTTAAGTGGTTACCGACTAagcataaaagttgtttattttatGCATAgcaattaagaaaaaaaaggaaagcaattgatttatccaaatgaatgatTTAGAGTCGTGATTCCTCTGGAGAGCTGATTTGGAGAAAACAATGTAGAGTAATTTAGGCTTAATTGTTTTCAATTGAAAAACAACAGCCTCAAAAGCAATGGAAGTTGTTCGTTTGGATACATTATGTATGTTATGCTCCTTCTCCTTGCTTTGCATTTTCAATGGGTACATGCATGACTTCAGATTTGCACATTAAGAAAAAGGTGAAGTGCAACAAAGATGATTTTAGTTTTCAGCTAATGTAGTGAATTTGTTGTATAACCAGGGGAAAAGGTGATTACCAAATTGACAACGTTCCAGCTCCAAGGATCACTGAAGCTGACAAAACGATTGACAGAAAGTAAGTTGTAGATTTCATATTGCTCATTGGAACTTAATTATCAGGAGACCGTTCTTTGTTTGGAAGAGATCGAATATGTGTTGTCAAGAACTAACAATTTTTGGGAATAACTGGCCTGAAATCTGCATTAATAATCTCTAAGAAGCTGACAAAACGAATGACGAAAGAAAGTGGTGCATTTTTAATTGTTCAGTGTAACACTTTTATCTATGGGCTATTCTTTGTTTGATAGAGATCAGATATATGTCATAAGGAACTAATAGTGTATAGGAAGAAATGATCAGAATTGGATCTCAAAGTGCTTTTCTCTTCTAGTTAAAGTATCTGTCTCCTTATTTATACATAACAGTTATGTGAACAAACAATAAACATCATccttaagaaaaaaatttcttcctctcggtggttgtggccTTGTGTGGATAAAAAGTGAAGTTAGTACATTTGAGCGACTGTTAGTAGTTTAGTACAATATTTTGATTGCGAAAGCTCTGAACTTTGTATTTGTCAAGGTCATTGCAGAGAGCACTTGATAGAAGATTGTATCTTCTTCCATATGGTAACAGTAATGCAGCTCCTAGCGGGAAACCTGTGTGGCATTTTCCAGAAAAAGTTTATGATTCAGAGGAGACGTTGCGCAAGGTAATGGTTTTTATGCatcttgtttctttttcttttttgttttatcaatatgacataaatatgaaatatttgcAGTGTGCAGAGTCTGCCTTAGCATTCGTACTCGGAGACCTCTCTCACACTTATTTTGTCGGAAATGCTCCCATGGGGCACATGGTTATACGGCAGATGGAGAATGTGCCTGAACCATTTAAGGTATTTCAAGCAAAATGGTGGTATTATTTACCTCTTATATTGATGTAATAATTGTCTTTTAGTCTTTTTAATCAAATGTCAATCTTGTTTGGATAACATACATGCACTTCACTTTTTCCTACCTTATGTTTTTACTTTCTGTCAGCGATATTTTTTCAAGTCTCAAGTGATTGATACCAACAAGTTCGATATCCAGAAGTGCGAGGATTTCGTTTGGGTGACCAAAGATGAACTCTTGGAGTATTTTCCTGAACAAGCTGAATTTTTTAAGAAGTTGATTATCAGCTGATGGCAAACTGCTTCATTCGGTTCCAAGCCATACAGGTCTTTCATATAACCCAAATTTGTGGAATAGAGTGTCCAAGATTAGAAAACCAAACATCCGAACGTGACTCAATTAGGCAAAAATAACGAAAAGCTCATTGGCTAAGGATGGATTGAATTGTCCAATACTTTTAGTTTCTTATGTAGGCGATTATTGATGCATGATTGACTCAATTACACAATACTTTGGTCTTGGTCTAATATGCATGGTCTTGTTATAATTGGCTGATCAATTCCAATGTCTACCTTCTTGGATAGTGGGTAAATGTAGATGACTTGATAACCCTATTTTATTCCTTTTTAAGTAGGGGGTACTGAAAATGGTTTATACCATCTAGCATTAGGACTCTCCTTCCACAATGCTGACTTGAAGTAAATGAACATCTCTTAAACTACTAATAATTGGAATACATTTTTATCATTCGCAAAATATTTTGGGTTAggttaacttaattttaaaatgaacaaatttaaacacagtttttaaaaattttaacaaaattaaataagaacaaattaaaaaaataaatatgttcgATCTTATTTGATATCACAAATCATTACCTTAATAAAACGGACCACCTTATGATTCAATGAAATCAAATCAACACAAGCCTTATTTATAGCAGAGGTTCAATCGAATTGATGTTTTTGTCAGCTGAACTGGTCCAGTGGCGCATTAGACTGGATCTTCACCATATAAAATGcctaaatgaagaaaaaaactaaaaattactaCGATACCTTCAAAATGGATTTAGGTTTAAGCATGGTTTTTCAAGTCGAGAACGCACAGATCGTTGGTTCGGCCATTCATGGGGGCACGTGGGTTTTCCTCAACTTCCGAGGAAATTGTGGCGTCGGTATTGTTCAGAGATTACCCGTTGTTATTTCCAAACTGGATCCTGTGGTTTATGCATTTCAAGAGTTCTCGTGAGAATATTTGGGAATGTTCTATCTAGGATACTTTAGATTTCTATTGGTTAGAATCGGTTAACAGTTATTCATTGGGGTTTTATGGAAAGAGACcattttaagaataaaaaataaaggacTCTTTTAAAAAGGAATTGAAGGAAAGAAATCgttgaaattttattgttttgtattCAGTGTAAATTGTATCATATGTAGTCAATATTTGTAAATTGTAGAGTTcaataatgaaatgaaaattcCAATATGTGCAGAGGACTAAGTtacataattcaataaatttaaagtGAGCATTACAAGAATTATACATATCGATTCCAAACGGTAAAgcaaaagtaatttaatttaggAATAATGTTatatttggtacttgaactttcataaaatgtccaatgtgGTATATGTACTTTGAAAATGTTCAATGTGTCTAAACTATTAAAGAATTTTTTCAAGTCTACATGGATAATATAACATTATGTgaaaagttaaacaaaaataataataacaaataactAAAGTTGTGGTgaataaaaaagaagtaaatactaAACTTCTATAAGCAAAAATGCATATTTTCCAAAGAGCTTTCCATTTGAAATaatattcttaatttatttttaaataatattttttattatccatGAAAGTATAGGTAGTTTCATGTAAGTTTAATATTTGCTTCTTTTTTATCAATCatatatttagttatttttttttaatttaatgtttttggtTTTCCAATGTATCCATTGAAGTGAGCCCATTGACTAATTGTCCGCATTTTATAGGCCCATTAATTTATTAAGGGGTAGACACTGGCTATGAGTATTAACATTAGGtaccataataaaacacatattaatattccAGGTACCAAATTTGACATTTTATGAAACTATAGATACCACaataaaacacatattgataGTTCAAGTACCACATTGGACATTTTCAAAGTACATGACATTATCCctttaatttatactattaaaatgGGACCACCAATTATAATAATattgagtatgactcctattttagtcaaatttgagaaataatcttctagttaaactctgtttatttgtttcaatcaaactctgattagtttagattaaattattattatttgacctatgaattacaaccttagaaaatacacccattagagataagaattcataacacttttggagaattttatgtttacgttttgaaggttctttgtttttcgggttttagggtttagtttttatctccatctttgtactcttcattcttttgccattatagtaaaattatctttgttgatggttttttatcctttttgagaggtttttccatgttaaatttgtgtgttcaatttcttaatttctttcgctatttttttacttgttcgttgcttaatcgagtcgatccccaacaagtggtattagagctaatCCAATTTTCGTAGATCAGTCtgttcagagatggcaacaacaagaTTTGACATTGAGAAATTCGATTGTGTCACAAATTTTAATAGGTGGCAAGTCTAGATGATGAAAATTTTAGTTCAGACTGGCCTGAAAAAGGTCGTTACCGGGAAAAAACCTGAGAGTCTAGATCAGTcaaaatgggaagagcttgataaAAAGGCCTTTTCTGAAATGTAGTTGTGCCTTGCGAAtagggtattgcaggaggtattgatggagaagacctcatccgcatTGTGGGAAAGATTAGAAACTCTTTTGcgactaagtctttggctaactgtttagtgttgaaacaacgtctatttacgtttcgcatgaacgaaggtgagcttcttagagatcacatcagtcaatttattacctttttaaatgatttaaataacgTTGAGGTTtagattgacgatgaagatcaagctatacTATTACTGTGTTATTTACCCCATTTGTACAAGTAttttagggagaccctgattttTTACAGAGGCAAACTCTCATTcgaggatgtgaagggtcatttgttgagtaaagacaaacttgacaatgattttggtttggatagcaaggtaGATAGGAAAGCTTCttttttggtagcatcaaagaagtgagacaaaaggtgtcgctattgtaagaagttaagTAATGTCAAATCAGATTGCTATAAACTACGAAATAAAAGGGCTACTAAGAGTaatgaggaagatgtagctggtgctaatttggctgaCGAAAGCAGTGATGAtgtcttgttagtgtcaacgaatAAAAGCTCTGAGCTTATgttcgagtggatcctagattcaagatgttctttccacatgtgtcctaatagagaatggttctccacatacagtttggTTGAAGGTGAAGTTGTGCGCATGAGAAAcgattcatccagtaaggtaattggtatggtactattaaaattaggatgcacgatgggacgattaggataCTCTCAGATGTCATGTATGtatctgatttacgaaagaatctcatctccttaagtattttagactcaAAAGGTTGCAGAATTAACATCAAGTCGCACGACATTAAGGTGTCTCGTGGGGtcttgttttgttaaaaggtaaaataaacgacagtctttatattttgaaaggttctacagtgaccgatgaaatcggacgtccctcgtccgttacagagtcaaagtcaactcgtttggagcagagacaacttggtcataggagggaaaaaggtatgaccgttttgTTGAAAAGAGGTTCTCTGTTGGATGTAGGTttggaaaagttagggcactgtgttcgtgaaaattagacccgagttagttttgatttggcagtgtacaagtcgaaggttagaagttttctagtttctaagcatagattcgacttaggtaattccctgcatagttcaagataggcccgtggcgggttttggcaaagatgacgttgtggaaatatgagtcaaggtggagatttgttgagtatgactcctatttaagtcaaatttgagaaataatattccagttaaactctgtttatttgtttcaatcaaactctgattagtctagattattttattgttatttgacctatgaatttagcctataaagagactcttttacaaccttagaaaatacactcattagagattagaactcataacacttttggagaattttgtatttacgttttgagggttctttgtttttcgggtttcggggtttagtttttatctccatctttgtactcttcgttcttttgccattatagtaaaattatctttacccgtggttttttatcctctttggagaggtttttccacgttaaatttgtgtgttcaatttcttaatttcttccgctattttttacttgttcattgcttaatCTGGTCGATTCCCAACAAATAATAATGCTAAAGTGGTTGCTGTTTATTGGTGACACTTTTCATGCAGAAAAGTGCTTCAAAATTGTTTGCAAGCCTAGAGACTTGATCGAATTTGAGGTAGGATTTTCAACTCtggatgaaaattaaataaaaagtaagaaaggaaggagaaatcagttCATCTGATTTCACAACTCTGGATTTGGTGCACCATGCTGCCGATTGTGAGACTCCAAGGTAGAGTTGGATAACAACTTGGATGGAATTTCTAGCAAGACTAGAAGAACTCGAATTCTAATCGAATTAAGTGTGGGTGATAATGTTCGAATATGATTTAGATTTcttaaacttgaaattaagataTTATGGTTTAGTTCAATTGGCATTGAGATATTATTGTTGTTTCAAGTATTATattctttaatttattaaaataaaatcaatttaaaaattaaaattaaaatgagttttgttaaatttaaatatgtgcaattttaatattaatataaaaattaaacttgaattaataacatatattcaaaattaactggACTCTAATTTAAATTAGAGAATTAGAGATATTAAGTTTCTAGAAGGAATAGATTTCAAGAATTATTGAAGTGTGACATAATTAGAACTAGAAATATTACCACCACGTTTTTCTAATTGTAATCCTAATAAAACTTAAGTATTTTGGTCTAACTAGAATTCATATTTGAAACTAAAAAGCTTTCTGTTTACTCACGCTGCAAATAGTTTTGCTTCATTAGGATTACTTTACTGATCCACCGCCATTGGTGTCAATTTAGATTGTTTTTCTGGACCGAAAAAATTCCAGAGGAAAGTGAATTTCTTTAATCAACAACCTTGGTTGGGGACTGCCGAGAAGTCTGTAGATCGTCACACTCATTACCTGTTTCCA from Gossypium hirsutum isolate 1008001.06 chromosome D04, Gossypium_hirsutum_v2.1, whole genome shotgun sequence encodes:
- the LOC107899214 gene encoding uncharacterized protein isoform X1, whose translation is MHRSLVRPFMGVRGFSSTSKKIVASVLFERLPVVIPKLDPVVYAFKSFPFDGGSSIDTNILMNSWTCLNLGEKVITKLTTFQLQGSLKLTKRLTESHCREHLIEDCIFFHMVTVMQLLAGNLCGIFQKKFMIQRRRCARVCLSIRTRRPLSHLFCRKCSHGAHGYTADGECA
- the LOC107899214 gene encoding 54S ribosomal protein L17, mitochondrial isoform X2, producing MSKSRGKGDYQIDNVPAPRITEADKTIDRKSLQRALDRRLYLLPYGNSNAAPSGKPVWHFPEKVYDSEETLRKCAESALAFVLGDLSHTYFVGNAPMGHMVIRQMENVPEPFKRYFFKSQVIDTNKFDIQKCEDFVWVTKDELLEYFPEQAEFFKKLIIS